The proteins below come from a single Gossypium raimondii isolate GPD5lz chromosome 2, ASM2569854v1, whole genome shotgun sequence genomic window:
- the LOC105787953 gene encoding phenylacetaldehyde reductase, with amino-acid sequence MSEAETVVCVTGASGYIASWLVNLLLRHGYTVNATVRDPYDRKKTEHLLALDGANERLHLFKAELLEEGSFDSAVEGYIGVFHTASPCYFGPKDPQAELVEPAVKATLNVLGSCAKVPSIKRVIITASLAAVMLTGKPLADDVVVDETWFSDPVVCEKLKDWYMLSKTLAEKAAWKFSEEKGMDMVTINPGTVLGPLLQPTLNTSVEPIAKLVGAETFRNATCRLADVRDVANAHILAFENPLACGRYCVAGKPTHSCEILKILRELYPHLNLPQKYSDEKLSMPAFPAFQVSQQRVKSLGIKFTPLEVSLKDTVDGLMEKNLLSV; translated from the exons ATGAGCGAAGCAGAGACAGTGGTTTGTGTGACAGGAGCATCGGGTTACATCGCTTCCTGGCTTGTAAACCTCTTACTTCGACATGGCTACACTGTCAACGCTACTGTTCGTGACCCAT acGACCGGAAGAAAACAGAGCACTTGCTTGCACTTGATGGAGCAAATGAAAGGCTCCATTTGTTCAAAGCGGAGCTACTTGAAGAGGGATCTTTTGATTCTGCGGTTGAAGGTTACATTGGTGTTTTCCATACAGCTTCTCCTTGTTATTTTGGCCCCAAGGATCCGCAG GCTGAACTGGTTGAACCCGCAGTGAAGGCAACACTTAACGTTCTTGGATCCTGTGCTAAAGTTCCATCCATTAAAAGAGTGATTATAACCGCCTCTCTTGCAGCAGTAATGTTAACCGGGAAACCTCTGGCTGATGATGTGGTAGTTGATGAGACATGGTTCTCAGATCCTGTTGtttgtgaaaaattaaag GATTGGTATATGCTTTCAAAGACTTTAGCAGAGAAGGCTGCTTGGAAGTTTTCAGAAGAGAAGGGTATGGACATGGTGACAATTAACCCGGGCACGGTGTTAGGACCTCTTTTACAGCCAACTCTCAATACTAGTGTGGAGCCAATTGCAAAGCTCGTAG GGGCTGAAACGTTTCGTAATGCAACATGTAGATTGGCGGACGTTAGAGATGTGGCGAATGCGCATATACTTGCATTCGAGAATCCTTTGGCTTGCGGAAGATACTGTGTAGCTGGGAAACCTACACACTCTTGTGAGATTTTGAAGATATTACGGGAGCTTTACCCCCATCTCAATCTTCCTCAAAA ATACTCAGATGAGAAGCTTTCCATGCCGGCATTTCCAGCATTTCAGGTATCCCAGCAGAGAGTGAAAAGTCTAGGCATTAAATTTACCCCATTGGAGGTGAGCTTAAAGGATACTGTTGACGGCTTAATGGAGAAGAACTTGTTGAGCGTCTAA